In a single window of the Balearica regulorum gibbericeps isolate bBalReg1 chromosome 7, bBalReg1.pri, whole genome shotgun sequence genome:
- the CALHM1 gene encoding calcium homeostasis modulator protein 1: protein MDKFRMIFQFLQSNQESFMNGICGIMALASAQLYSAFDFNCPCLPRYNLAYGLGILLVPPFILFLLGFVLNNNVSMLAEEWRRPRGQRGKDPAVLRYMFCSMAQRAMIAPVVWVSVTLLDGKCITCAFCTSVPVETLGNTSHPSLSQGDMKRVLARIPCKEIYDGQELIANEVAVRYLRCISQALGWCFVLLMTTLAFLVRSLRPCFTQAAFLKSRYWSHYIDIERKLFDETCAEHARSFAKVCIQQFFEGMSTDLAAARCHPPRKAPADAGEAAEKLLGITDQGTMNTALKSWHRCKPPLHLHPPAHHSGNGWAGEQQPPAHPSVPRKETAAYYSRV from the exons ATGGACAAGTTTCGGATGATCTTCCAGTTCCTGCAGTCCAACCAGGAGTCCTTCATGAATGGCATCTGTGGGATCATGGCCCTTGCCAGCGCCCAGCTGTACTCAGCCTTTGATTTCAACTGCCCCTGCCTGCCACGCTACAACCTGGCCTATGGGCTGGGCATTCTCCTGGTGCCCCCCTTCATCTTGTTCCTGCTGGGCTTCGTGCTGAACAACAATGTCTCCATGCTGGCGGAGGAGTGGAGGCGGCCCCGGGGCCAGCGAGGGAAGGACCCGGCCGTCCTGCGCTACATGTTCTGCTCCATGGCGCAGCGGGCCATGATCGCCCCGGTGGTCTGGGTCTCGGTGACGCTGCTGGACGGCAAGTGCATCACCTGCGCCTTCTGCACCTCGGTGCCTGTGGAGACCCTGGGCAACACCAGCCACCCCAGCCTCTCCCAAGGGGACATGAAGCGGGTCCTCGCCCGCATTCCCTGCAAGGAGATCTACGATGGACAGGAGCTCATTGCCAACGAAGTGGCCGTCAGGTACCTGCGCTGCATCTCGCAG GCTCTGGGCTGgtgctttgtgctgctgatgACCACACTGGCTTTCTTGGTCAGATCCCTCCGGCCCTGCTTCACCCAAGCCGCTTTCCTGAAGAGCAGGTACTGGTCCCACTACATCGACATTGAGCGCAAGCTGTTCGACGAGACGTGTGCGGAGCACGCCAGGAGCTTTGCCAAGGTCTGCATCCAGCAGTTCTTCGAGGGCATGAGCACGGACCTGGCGGCCGCTCGCTGCCACCCACCCAGGAAAGCCCCTGCAGATGCGGGGGAAGCTGCTGAGAAGCTCCTGGGCATCACCGACCAGGGCACCATGAACACGGCGCTGAAGAGCTGGCACAGATGCAAGCCCCCGCTGCACCTCCACCCACCCGCCCACCACAGTGGCAATGGCTGGGCAGGGGAACAGCAGCCTCCTGCGCACCCCTCTGTGCCCCGAAAGGAGACGGCTGCCTACTACAGCCGGGTGTGA
- the CALHM3 gene encoding calcium homeostasis modulator protein 3, giving the protein MDRFRMIFQYFQSNSESVMNGICGLLALASVKMYTCFDFSCPCLPRYNMAYGLGIMFVPPIALFLCGLILNRQSLVMLEEWRRPQGHRKKNLAVIRYMCSSIMQRAMVAPVVWIVVTLLDGKCLICAFSSSVDPEKFVGFANASPVQVQQLLAKVPCKDDELMRNNTSRKAVSRYLRCWSQALGWSILLILIVAAFLARWLRPCFNQATLLQARHWSNYIDIEQKIFEETCCEHSRLFAHKCILHFFESMRQEIKLHSFSLSREGEGAEGEEYLLRCITDQDQVNKLLKMWYYEKPPLDVSQVTQRHPLGRERSPLPWADSPGTQCKLPQHTEV; this is encoded by the exons ATGGACCGTTTCCGGATGATCTTCCAGTACTTCCAGTCCAACTCAGAGTCTGTAATGAATGGGATCTGTGGGCTGTTAGCCCTGGCTAGCGTAAAGATGTATACCTGCTTTGACTTCAGCTGCCCCTGTCTGCCCCGGTACAACATGGCATACGGCTTGGGGATCATGTTTGTACCCCCCATCGCCCTCTTCCTCTGCGGCCTCATCCTCAACAGACAGTCCCTGGTGATGCTGGAGGAGTGGAGGCGACCGCAGGGGCACAGAAAGAAGAATCTAGCTGTCATCAG gtACATGTGTTCCTCCATCATGCAGCGAGCCATGGTTGCCCCTGTCGTCTGGATCGTAGTCACCCTCCTGGATGGCAAATGCCTGATCTGCGCTTTCAGCAGTTCCGTGGATCCTGAGAAGTTTGTGGGCTTTGCCAACGCCAGCCCGGTGCaggtgcagcagctgctggccaAGGTGCCCTGCAAGGACGATGAGCTCATGAGGAACAACACGTCCCGCAAGGCAGTGTCCAGGTACCTGCGCTGCTGGTCCCAG GCACTCGGCTGGAGCATTTTGTTGATCCTTATCGTAGCAGCTTTCCTCGCCCGCTGGCTCAGACCTTGCTTCAACCAGGCCACCCTCCTGCAGGCACGTCACTGGAGCAACTACATTGACATCGAGCAAAAGATTTTTGAGGAAACCTGCTGTGAGCACAGCCGCCTCTTTGCTCACAAATGCATCCTCCACTTCTTTGAAAGCATGCGGCAAGAGATCAAGCTGCACAGCTTCAGCTTGTCTCgggagggagagggggctgAAGGAGAGGAATATCTTCTCCGATGCATCACAGATCAGGACCAGGTGaataaacttctgaaaatgtggtACTATGAGAAACCTCCCCTGGATGTCAGCCAGGTGACCCAGAGGCATCCCCTGGGGCGAGAGAGATCCCCTCTGCCGTGGGCAGACAGCCCCGGTACCCAGTGCAAATTGCCCCAGCACACCGAGGTGTAA